A stretch of the Polyangiaceae bacterium genome encodes the following:
- a CDS encoding acyltransferase family protein, whose translation MATTPFSFDEWRARAGKYFDAADLWHLGVRGIFAAGLQLALDRDTESGVSEGIDGRDPELVEVVLDLARFIGERYFRWTVEGLENVPPSGPVLLVGNHNGGLQTFDSLLTLVAIRDRFGLERSVHPLGHDLLFQHPRIREVTVKFGGLRAGHDGGAEALRRGRIVLVYPGSDLDSTRAWRDRHRIELGGRTGFLKLALRAQVPIVPVVSEGTHEQFIVLTRGDKLAQRLGVKRLFRAQVLPIVISIPWGVTLGFLPYWPLPAQTALRFGAPIRLEGFGPEAADDPAALTACYERVRADMQRELDQLARGRVPFVGRVGEGARASR comes from the coding sequence ATGGCCACGACCCCGTTCTCCTTCGACGAGTGGCGGGCTCGGGCCGGGAAATATTTCGACGCCGCCGACCTCTGGCACCTCGGCGTCCGCGGGATCTTCGCGGCGGGGCTCCAGCTCGCGCTGGACCGCGACACCGAGAGCGGGGTTTCGGAGGGCATCGACGGACGCGATCCGGAGCTCGTCGAGGTGGTGCTGGACCTGGCGCGCTTCATCGGTGAGCGCTACTTCCGCTGGACGGTCGAGGGGCTCGAGAACGTGCCGCCCAGCGGACCCGTGCTCTTGGTGGGCAACCACAACGGCGGGCTCCAGACCTTCGACAGCCTGCTGACCCTGGTGGCCATCCGCGATCGCTTCGGGCTCGAGCGCAGCGTCCACCCGCTCGGGCACGATCTTCTGTTCCAGCACCCGCGCATCCGCGAGGTAACCGTGAAGTTCGGCGGGCTCCGGGCGGGGCACGACGGCGGCGCGGAGGCGCTCCGGCGCGGCCGCATCGTGCTGGTGTACCCCGGCTCCGATCTCGACTCGACCCGCGCCTGGCGCGACCGGCATCGCATCGAGCTCGGCGGGCGCACCGGGTTCTTGAAGCTCGCGCTGCGCGCGCAGGTGCCCATCGTACCGGTGGTGAGCGAGGGCACGCACGAGCAGTTCATCGTGCTCACGCGCGGCGACAAGCTCGCCCAGCGGCTCGGCGTGAAGCGCCTGTTCCGCGCCCAGGTGCTGCCCATCGTGATCTCGATCCCCTGGGGGGTCACCCTGGGCTTTCTGCCCTACTGGCCGCTCCCGGCGCAGACCGCGCTGCGCTTTGGCGCGCCGATCCGCCTGGAGGGTTTCGGGCCCGAGGCCGCCGACGATCCTGCGGCGCTGACTGCCTGCTACGAGCGCGTCCGCGCCGACATGCAGCGGGAGCTCGACCAGCTGGCCCGCGGGCGGGTGCCCTTCGTCGGCCGCGTCGGCGAAGGAGCCCGCGCCTCGCGCTAG